From the genome of Triticum aestivum cultivar Chinese Spring chromosome 3B, IWGSC CS RefSeq v2.1, whole genome shotgun sequence, one region includes:
- the LOC123071744 gene encoding RAN GTPase-activating protein 2, producing the protein MASAAQDFQPRTFSIKLWPPSESTRLMLVERMTKNLSSESIFSRKYGLLGKEEAHKNAKRIEEMCFASADEHFKKEPDGDGSSVVQLYAKETSKLMLEVLKKGPGTTAEPEAPVIDTPIEPADTVFDISGGKRAFIEAEEAKELLSPLTEPGNSYSRICLSNRSFGIGAANVAGPILESIKSQLKEVDISDFVAGRPEDEALDVMRIFSKALAGSVLRYLNISDNALGEKGVRAFTELLKSQGNLEELYVMNDGISGEAAKALSELIPSTEKLKVLHFHNNMTGDEGAMFIAEMVKRSPNLESFRCSATRIGSDGGVALAEALGTCTRLKKLDIRDNLFGVEAGVALSETLPKLGDLVELYLSDLNLENEGTIAIVNVLKESAPQLEILEMAGNEITAEAAKPLAECLTAMQSLKKLTLAENELKDAGAAAVAKSLQEGHPDLKELDVSTNLFQRSGARCFAQAVANKPGFVLLNMNANYIPEEGIDEVRKILKAGENSADVLGPLDENEPEGNPDDEDEEEDDDDEAKYGDDNGKDAGLGSKLQDLKVEAEED; encoded by the coding sequence ATGGCTTCAGCGGCGCAAGATTTCCAGCCCCGGACATTCTCCATCAAACTGTGGCCACCGAGTGAAAGCACTCGTCTGATGCTTGTAGAGAGGATGACCAAGAACCTGTCCTCTGAGTCAATCTTTTCTCGCAAGTATGGCCTTTTGGGCAAAGAAGAGGCCCATAAGAATGCCAAAAGGATTGAAGAGATGTGCTTTGCTTCTGCAGatgagcatttcaagaaggagccTGATGGTGATGGGAGTTCTGTTGTCCAGCTATATGCAAAAGAAACAAGCAAGCTGATGCTGGAAGTCCTCAAAAAAGGTCCGGGGACGACTGCGGAACCAGAAGCACCTGTTATTGATACACCTATTGAGCCTGCTGATACTGTGTTTGATATATCTGGTGGCAAGCGTGCTTTCATTGAGGCAGAAGAAGCAAAGGAACTTCTGAGTCCACTAACAGAACCAGGAAACTCATATAGCAGGATTTGCTTGAGCAACAGGAGCTTTGGTATTGGTGCTGCCAATGTTGCCGGGCCAATTCTTGAATCAATAAAATCTCAGCTCAAGGAGGTAGATATTTCAGATTTTGTTGCCGGAAGACCTGAGGATGAAGCCCTTGATGTGATGCGGATATTCTCCAAAGCTTTAGCAGGGTCTGTACTGAGATACCTCAACATCTCTGACAATGCTTTAGGCGAGAAGGGTGTGAGGGCATTCACAGAGCTGCTAAAATCACAGGGCAACCTGGAAGAACTATATGTGATGAACGATGGCATATCAGGGGAAGCTGCTAAGGCTCTGTCTGAGCTTATTCCTTCAACTGAGAAGCTTAAGGTTCTCCACTTCCACAACAATATGACTGGTGATGAAGGTGCTATGTTCATTGCTGAGATGGTCAAGCGTTCTCCAAATCTCGAGAGCTTTAGGTGCTCTGCAACAAGGATAGGATCTGATGGTGGAGTGGCATTGGCCGAGGCACTGGGGACATGCACTCGTCTGAAGAAGCTTGATATCAGGGACAACTTGTTTGGCGTTGAGGCAGGGGTGGCTCTCAGCGAAACGCTTCCAAAGCTTGGAGATCTTGTTGAGCTGTACCTCAGCGACCTCAACCTCGAGAACGAGGGCACCATAGCAATCGTGAATGTCCTCAAAGAGTCTGCACCTCAGCTGGAGATCCTTGAGATGGCAGGAAATGAGATAACCGCCGAGGCAGCCAAACCTCTGGCGGAATGCTTGACAGCAATGCAGTCGCTCAAGAAGCTGACCTTGGCTGAGAATGAGCTGAAGGATGCTGGGGCAGCGGCGGTCGCGAAGTCTCTGCAAGAGGGCCACCCAGATCTGAAGGAGCTTGACGTGAGCACCAATCTGTTTCAGAGGTCTGGAGCCCGCTGCTTTGCCCAGGCGGTCGCAAACAAGCCTGGGTTCGTGCTGCTGAACATGAACGCGAACTACATCCCTGAGGAAGGGATTGACGAGGTGAGGAAGATCCTGAAGGCAGGCGAGAACTCGGCGGACGTGCTTGGCCCGCTGGACGAGAACGAGCCCGAGGGGAACCCTGATgacgaggacgaagaagaggatgatgatgatgaggcaaagtATGGGGACGATAATGGGAAGGATGCTGGTCTCGGCTCGAAGCTGCAGGACCTGAAGGTTGAGGCGGAGGAGGACTAA
- the LOC123071746 gene encoding putative metallophosphoesterase At3g03305, which produces MGPHGNRLLPVLLALVAAAGPAPSSVAGDDRAVAEVSGAPEGVVWVAQLSDLHFSVHHPERAYDFRRYVGPALAMVNPDLVFITGDLTEGKSKDLLTMKQNEVEWMEYSSTMKDVIESSKLPRKKFYDLRGNHDSFGVPVSGGDYDFYEKYSINANLRRQGRVQSITLENNGRKHLFVGFDSTMEIGLRGPTNLFGHPTDKQLIELDQSLSQWDTDFNKAPVTKITVGHFPMSFSALTESGKSIKDVFLKHSLAAYLCGHLHTRFGKNLKRYYHRATQEPSLYEHYYQSNMHQGYAMPSAEENCSEAAAPFEEFWEWEIGDWKRSRSMRILAIDDGFVSFTDIDFRLGSKSVIILPTFPLDSRFMQRTSAPRDFKCHTMGASTFDTVRALVFSRHEIVTVLAKIYDSRPGNLEVVFDSEMKRVSANDSRGDMYLIPWNWRAFADPSPDRYWLQIEAMDITGDISVSQLRPFSVNGLFAEVNWTWKEFFVMGIQWASVYHPALQCVLALIFTLLLVPRASVVLLKDQQSVYTYLRAGGSQYTSLKYLLGGFIWLFVELSRMILVWSLLLVYIIYLLVFPWFSGHPVTEDSSLASMTFRGWALKNGMKTFHAGTPDVMVIVLPHLCFVVLPTIVILAAMAAERTAFREHYLSQSGKKKDDPHQKSRREVGHDSLWSGRWIRKIFIAFCLVVLWKHWKLCRALMKAYAMDPLLHSPVLFYFIPALMAFAVYRTLSI; this is translated from the exons ATGGGTCCGCACGGAAACCGGCTGCTCCCCGTTCTCCTGGCCCTCGTCGCCGCAGCGGGGCCCGCGCCGTCGTCCGTCGCCGGTGACGACAGGGCGGTGGCGGAGGTCTCCGGCGCGCCGGAGGGGGTCGTGTGGGTGGCCCAGCTCTCGGATCTCCACTTCAGCGTGCACCACCCGGAGCGCGCCTACGACTTCCGGCGATACGTCGGCCCGGCGCTCGCCATGGTCAACCCCGACCTCGTCTTCATCACCGGCGACCTCACCG AGGGGAAAAGCAAAGATCTGCTTACAATGAAGCAAAATGAGGTGGAGTGGATGGAATATAGTAGTACGATGAAGGATGTCATTGAGAGTAGCAAGCTTCCAAGGAAAAAATTCTATGATCTGAGAGGAAACCATGATAGCTTTGGTGTACCTGTGTCTGGTGGGGACTATGACTTCTACGAGAAATATAGCATCAATGCTAACCTAAGACGACAGGGGCGCGTGCAAAGCATCACTTTGGAG AACAATGGTCGGAAACATCTGTTTGTTGGCTTCGATAGCACAATGGAGATCGGACTTAGGGGCCCAACGAATTTATTTGGGCATCCAACTGACAAGCAGCTTATAGAACTGGACCAATCACTGTCGCAGTGGGACACTGACTTCAACAAGGCTCCAGTTACAAAAATTACAGTTGGGCACTTCCCGATGTCTTTCTCGGCATTAACAGAATCAGGAAAAAGTATCAAGGATGTCTTTCTGAAGCACTCATTAGCAGCATACTTGTGTGGACATCTTCACACAAGGTTTGGCAAGAATTTGAAGCGTTACTATCATCGAGCAACTCAGGAACCATCACTGTATGAACACTACTACCAATCTAACATGCACCAAGGCTATGCAATGCCGAGTGCTGAAGAGAACTGTTCTGAAGCAGCAGCACCTTTTGAGGAGTTCTGGGAGTGGGAGATTGGCGATTGGAAAAGGAGTAGAAGTATGAGGATATTAGCAATTGATGATGGATTTGTCTCCTTTACTGACATAGATTTCAGGTTAGGCTCAAAAAGTGTAATTATACTACCTACCTTCCCTCTGGACTCGAGATTTATGCAGAGAACATCTGCTCCTCGTGATTTCAAATGTCACACCATGGGAGCTTCAACTTTTGATACGGTGAGGGCGCTTGTATTCTCTCGACATGAGATAGTAACTGTCTTAGCAAAGATATATGACTCAAGACCAGGAAACCTTGAAGTGGTATTCGACAGCGAAATGAAAAGAGTGAGTGCCAATGATTCTAGAGGAGATATGTATTTGATTCCGTGGAACTGGAGAGCATTTGCAGATCCTTCTCCAGATCGGTACTGGCTGCAAATCGAAGCGATGGATATAACAGGTGACATTAGTGTCAGCCAGTTGAGGCCATTCTCTGTGAATGGGTTGTTTGCAGAAGTTAACTGGACATGGAAGGAGTTTTTCGTGATGGGCATCCAGTGGGCGTCGGTATATCACCCCGCACTGCAGTGTGTTCTTGCTCTGATTTTCACACTGCTTCTTGTGCCACGAGCTTCAGTAGTGCTACTTAAGGATCAACAATCTGTGTACACATATCTGCGTGCAGGCGGTAGTCAGTATACATCACTGAAGTATCTACTTGGTGGTTTTATCTGGCTTTTTGTTGAGCTGTCCAGGATGATTCTTGTGTGGTCTTTGCTGTTGGTGTATATAATCTATCTGTTGGTCTTCCCTTGGTTTTCTGGTCACCCTGTAACCGAGGATAGTAGCCTCGCATCCATGACATTCAGAGGTTGGGCTCTTAAAAATGGTATGAAAACTTTCCATGCCGGCACTCCAGACGTCATGGTCATCGTTCTACCTCACCTCTGTTTTGTGGTATTGCCTACGATTGTGATTCTTGCCGCGATGGCTGCCGAGAGGACTGCATTCCGAGAACACTACCTCTCACAGTCAGGAAAGAAGAAAGATGATCCCCACCAAAAGAGCAGGAGAGAGGTAGGGCATGATAGCTTGTGGAGCGGTCGCTGGATAAGGAAAATCTTCATCGCTTTCTGTTTGGTGGTTCTGTGGAAACACTGGAAG CTGTGCAGAGCTCTTATGAAGGCCTATGCCATGGACCCTCTGCTCCATTCTCCGGTGCTCTTCTACTTCATACCGGCGCTCATGGCGTTTGCTGTCTACAGAACCTTGTCCATTTAG